The DNA sequence CGGCGACCGGACCGCCGAGTTCGAAGCGCGGATGGCGGGAAAGCCCTACACCGCCGGGGGAATCGCGATCACTGTCGGCGCGACGCGGGAGGCGTCCGACGAACAGCTCGCCGCCAACCTCCGCCGCCACGTCGACGAAGCGGCCCAGCAGGGGACGACGTGCCTGGAGACGAAGACGGGCTACGGCCTGACCGTCGAGGACGAAGCGCGTTCCGCGCGGATCGCCGGCGAGGTGGCCGACGAGGTCACGTTCCTCGGTGCGCACCTGGTGCCGCCGGGCGCCGACGCGGAGTCCTATGTGGACCTCGTGTGCGGTGAAATGCTCGACGCCGTCGTGGGCAGCGTGCGCTGGGCGGACGTGTTCTGCGAGACCGGCGCGTTCGACGAAGCCCAGTCGGCGCGGGTACTGAAGGCCGCGGCCGGGCGCGGGCTCGGCTTGCGCGTGCACGGCAACCAGCTCGGCGAGGGCCCCGGCGTGCGGCTCGCGGTGGAGCTCGGCGCGGCGAGCGTCGACCACTGCACGTACTTGAGCGACGCGGACGTCGAGGCGCTGGCCGCCTCGGAAACCGTGGCGACCCTGCTGCCCGCGTGCGACCTGTCGACCCGGCAGGCGATGGCGCCGGCCCGGCGGCTGCTCGACGCGGGCGCGACGGTCGCGCTGGCCAGCAACGCCAACCCGGGCAGCTCGTACACGACGTCGATGGCGTTCTGCGTCGCGACGGCGGTGCTGCAGCTGCGGATGACGATCGAGGAGGCCGTCTGGGCCGCCACGGCGGGCGGCGCGCGGGCGTTGCGCCGCGACGACGTCGGCGTCCTGCGGCCCGGCGCGCGGGCCGACGTCCACGTGCTCGACGCCCCGTCGGTGACGCACCTGGCGTACCGGCCGGGGGTGCCGCTGACGAATTCGGTGTGGCGCGCCGGAGAGCGCGTGCGCTAACGTCGGGAGCGAGGACGCGCGAAGACACAGTCCGGTATGGGTTAGTCCGGGCGGCATCGGCAGGCTTACCTGTGCGTCCCTTCCTCGGAAGCGACGAAGGGACAGCTGTGTCCGTGATCATCATCGGGGCCGGTCTGGGCGGGTTGAGCCTGGCGAACGGGCTGAGCCGGGCCGGGATCCCGTGCCGGATCTACGAGCGCGACGAGTCGGCGGGCGCGCGGAAGCAGGGTTACCGGCTGCACATCGGCGACGTCGGCGACTCGGCGTTGCGCGAGGTGCTGCGCCCGGAGCTGCACGAACTCTTCCGCGCCACCGCCGGGCGCGCGCTGCCGCACACGAACGTCTACGACGAGCGGCTGGAGCTGGTCACGCGCTTGGCGGACGAGGGAACCCACCTCAACGTCAACCGCTTCACCCTGCGCCAGATCCTGCTGCACGGCCGGGAAGTCTGCTACGGCAAGCGGTTCACGCACTACGAAACCGACGAAGACGGGGTGACCGCGTATTTCGCCGACGGCACTTCCGCCCGCGGCGGCCTGCTGGTCGGTGCCGACGGGATCAACTCCCCGGTGCGGCGGCAGTACCTGCCGCACGCCGAGGTCGTCGACGCCGGGCTCGTCCACCTCTACGGCCGGATCCCGCTCACCCCGGAGACTCGCGCGCTGTTCGAGCCGGAGATGTTCGCGGTCTTCACCATGATGCTCGGACCGCACCGGACGATGGCCGGGTTCGCGCCGGTGGACTACGCCGAGCCCGTCGCCGACGCCTGCGCGCGGCTGGTGCCGGACCTGCGGTTGCGCGACACCGACCCGTACCTGACGTGTTCGATCGGCGCGCGGTGGGAGGTCGTCGGCCACGACGAGGCCGGGCTCGCCGCGATGACACCCGGCGACCTGCAGAAGGTGGCGCTCGGGCTGGTCGACGGCTGGCACCCGCTGGCCCGCGCGATGGTCGAGCGCTGGGACGTCCCGGCGACGTTCCCGCAGCCGATCCGCACGAGCGTCCCGATCGCGCGGTGGGCTCCTTCGCGCGTGACGCTCGTCGGCGACGCGATCCACGCCATGAGCCCGGCCGGCGGCGCGGGCGCCAACACCGCGTTGCGCGATGGTGCGGTGCTGGCGGCCGCGCTGGCCGGGGCTCCGGTCCTCGACGCCGTGGAGGCCTACGAAACGGCGATGGTGGACTACGGGTTCGCCGCCGTGCGGGAGTCCGCCGAGAACGGGCGGCGCTACCTCGGGCAGGACGCGCTCACAGCGGAAGCGTGAACGGCGTGCACGCCGGGGTGTAGCTCGCGTCGAGCGCGTGCAGGATCAGGCCGGTGACGTTCGGGTCGATCGCCTGGCTCAGGTGGCCCGACGCGTCGGCGGCGCAGAAGTCCTGCAGCACGACGTCCTTCGCGCCCGGCTCGTTCAGGATGCCGCTCGTGTACGGCGTCACGACCTCGTCGTACTTGCTGACGATGCTCGTGTACGCCGGTCCGCTGACGTGCACGCCGCCGCGGGCGAGGTCGTCCAGGAAGGCCGACGGGGCCAGGTATTCGGTGCACGCGCCGCACGCCGTCGTCAAGACCGCGCCCAGGCCGGGCACCGTGGTCAGCAGGCCCTTGGCGAGGGCGTCGAGGCCGCCGAGCGTGGTGCCGCGGTAGTTCGCGCCGAAGCCGACGAAGTTCGCGACCTTCGCCGCGCCGCCGCCGTACTTCAGGTAGTACGCGGGCATCGTGCTGCCTTCGGAGTGGCCGACGATGTCGACCTTCGCCGCGCCGGTCGACGCGCGGACCTGGTCGACGAACCGGCCGAGCTGGGCGGCGCTGGTGCGCATGGACGCCAGCCCGCCGACGCCGGGCCCGAGGATCCCGGTGCCGTAGGTCAGGGAGAAGACGCAGTAGCCCTGTGCGGCGATCTTCGGCGCGTGGAAGAACCAGTTGACGGTGTCGTTCGCGCCGAGGCCGTGCACCAGGACGACGGGCTGGGGGTGCGCGGCCGTCGGGCGGCAGCCCCAGTCGTTCCAGCCGCTGCCCGGCGCCGCTTCGGCGACCGCAGGCGCGGCGACGCCGAAGGTGACCGCCGCCAGGACCGCGGTGAGGATTCGCTTGGCACCGCCGTTGGTGACCCGCATTTCACTGCCTCCAGTTACCCGTCAGTACGTGACGCAGCTCATGATCGGTCACAGAACAGGGGAGGCCACCTGGGACAACGCTCAGACTTGGCCGGCGTTTGTTGTGACAAGTGACAACCAAGGGAACGGCGTTCGCGACCGATGGTGATGGTGACTGTTCCAACGGCGAAACAGGAGGAGCCGTGCGACGTCTCTGGCTCGTGGCCATCTTGACCGCCCTTTTCGTGGTTCCCCAGCCGGCGCTGGCGGAGCCGGTGCACTGGGACCAGCCGGGTCCCTTCGCTGTCGTCACCGAAGCCCTCGACGGCGGCCACACCGTCTTCCGGCCCGCCGACCTCGGCGGTGACCGGCACCCGGTCATCGTGTGGGGCAACGGAACCGGCGCGACCCCCGGGATCTACGCGCCGCTGCTGCGCCACCTCGCCTCGTACGGGTTCGTCGTCGCGGCCGCCGACACGCCGAACTCGGGGACCGGCGCGGAAATGCTGGCCGGCGCCCGGACGCTCGTGGCGGAAAACGCCCGGCCCGGCAGCCGGTACTTCGGCCGGATCGACACCGCGCACATCGGCGCGACCGGACACTCCCAGGGCGGCGGCGGCGCGATCGCCGCGGGCGCGGATCCGGTGATCACCACCACGGTCCCGCTCGAGCCGGGTCCGCTCGGTTCCGTGCCTGCCTTGCACGGTCCGGTGTTCTTCCTCGGCGGCCAGTTCGACGTGATCGTCGTGCCGGGACTGCTGGTCATCCCGCGCTACTACGCCGCGTCGCACGTCCCCGCGGTCTACGGCGAACTGGCCGGAGCCACGCACTTCACCGCGGTGGGCGACGGCGGCGGCTTCCGCGGCGCGATCACCGCGTGGTTCCGGTACTGGCTGGCGGGTGACACACGGGCCAAGGGCGTCTTCTTCGGGCCGGGCTGCGCGCTGTGCGCCGATCCGGCGTGGTCGAAGGTGCTACGCAACGGGAAGGCGCTCGACGTGTGACCGGCGGGCGGCGGCCGCGATCCCGGCCGCCGCGAGCAGGCCGCAGAGCCAGGCGAACCAGTCGCCGAAGCGGGCGTACGGCGTCTTTCCCGCGCCGGCCGGCACGTCCGCGACGACCACCGAGAACGGGCTGCCGCCGGTGCGGGTTTCGGCCAGGACGCGGCCCTGGGCGTCGGCGAGCATCGGCGTGCCGCGGGCCGCGCTCCAGCCCACCGAGAAGCCGTTCTCGACGCCGCGGATCAGCGCGGTGCGGCTGTGCGCCCAGCCGTCGACGTCTTCGTCGGACGCCGGGACGAGGACCAGGCCGGTGCCCGCCGCGCCGTAGCCGCGGCCCGGGTCGGCGAAGTTGACGTCCATGCACACCATCAGGCCCATCCCGGCGAAGCGGGTGAGCTCGGTGCCGGAGCGGAGGTTCGGCGAATCCCCGTTGTGCCACTTGCGGTATTCGACGGGCGCCCCGGACGGCACCACGGCGAGAGCGGCGTTGAAGCGGCCGTCCGGGGTGGTGTCGAGGACGCCGGTGACGACGTCCAGGTCCTTCGCCCCGGCCACCTCGGTGAGGGCCGCGACGAGGCTCGCGCGGCTGGTCTGGTCCACCGCGAAGGTGGCTTCGGGGAGCACGACGGCCCGCACGCCGCCCGGGAGCCGGCCGATCTGGTCCACATAGGACTGGACGAGCGCCTGGCCGTCGCGGGTGGCGACGTCGACCGCCCAGCGGTGCTGCGCCGGTGCGATCAAGGCGACCTTCGTCGACGGCCCGGTCGAAGCCGGTGGACTCCAGAACGCGAGCCCGGCCGCGATCACGGCCAGCGCGACGACGGGGACGAGCCGCGTCCGGCCGCGCAGGCCGGGCGCGAGCGCGGCGGCGACGGCGGCCGGGACGAACAGCACCAGGAACTCCACGCCCCAGCCCCCGGCGACCGCGGCGATCCGCACGATCGGCGGCCGGTCGGCCTGCGTCGTCATGAAGGTGCCCATCAGGCCGGTGGGGTTGAGCAGCGAAACGACGTAGAGCGCGACGGTCCACAACGCGGGCGCGGCGAGCGCGGCCAGGACGCCGTGACCGCGCCGGACCAGCAGGCCGAAGAGGCCGGCGGACAGCGCGAACAGCACGGCGCTCCCGCCCAGGATCGCGAGCGCGGCGGGCCGGGGGATCGACTGGGAATGCCAGAAGTAGCTCCAGCTGCCCGTGCTGCCCGCGAGGTAGGCGGTGAAAGCGCTTGCGAGCACGATCCCGCCGTGGACGCGCGGTGCCAGCAGCAGGATCGGCAGCGGCGCGAGCCAGGCCAGTTCGGGCAGCGGGTCCAAGCCCGTGCCGAAGAAGAACAGCACGGCCGACGCGACGGTCGCCAGGATCGCTTTCATCGGTGCCCCTTTCGCCCGGTTCCACGGTTTCAGGCGAGGTGGGGGAAGGCACTGGGCTGGACCACCGGGCTCGTGGTGGGGTTTGCCCCACCCCGGTTCATCGAGAGTTCAGGGAGCCGTCACGCGACAGGGATCGGCTGCTGCCCCGTCGATCAGTAGCGTTGCTAACGAACAGCTACGGAAGAGAGCCGAGCATGGACTTCTCGCTGATCGTGCTGGTGGTGATCGTCGCCGCGCTGGCCTTCGACTTCACCAACGGCTTCCACGACACCGCCAACGCCATGGCCACCTCCATCGCCACCGGGGCGCTCAAGCCGCGGGTCGCCGTCGGTGTGTCCGCGGTGCTGAACCTCGTCGGCGCGTTCCTCTCGGTCGAGGTCGCGAAGACGATCTCCGGGGGGATCGTCGACGACACCAAGGTGACGCCGGTGATCATCTTCGCCGGGCTCGTCGGTGCCATCGTGTGGAACCTGCTGACCTGGCTGATCGGGCTGCCGTCGAGCTCGTCGCACGCCCTGTTCGGCGGGCTCATCGGCGCCACCTGGATCGCCTCGGGCTCCGACGCCGTCCACTTCGGGAAGGTCGTCGAGAAGGTCCTCATCCCCGCGCTCGCTTCGCCGGTCGTCGCCGGGATCGTCGCGACGCTCGGCACCTTCCTCGTCTACCGGATCACCGCGCGGGCGAAGCAGGACACGGTGGGCCGGACGTTCAAGGCCGGCCAGATCGCCTCGGCCTCGCTGGTGTCGCTCGCGCACGGCACGAACGACGCGCAGAAGACCATGGGCGTCATCACGCTGACGCTGATCGCGTCCGGTTCGCTGGCGCCGGACTCGGGACCGCCGCTCTGGGTGATCCTGACGGCCGGCACGGCGATCGCGCTCGGCACCTACCTCGGCGGCTGGCGGATCATCCAGACGATGGGCAAGAAGCTCACGGAAATCCAGACGCCGCAAGGCTTCGCGGCCGAGACGAGCGCCGCCGCGGTCATCCTCACCTCGGCGCACCTCGGGTTCGCGCTGTCCACCACGCACGTCTGCTCGGGCGGCATCATCGGCTCCGGGCTCGGCCGCAAGCTCGCGGAGGTGCGCTGGGGCGTCGCGGGCAAGATGGTGCTCGCCTGGGCGCTGACGCTGCCCGCCGCCGCGATCGTCGGCGCGCTCGCCGCCGAGGTCTCGACGCTCGGCACCTGGGGCACCGTGCTCATCGGCCTGGCCGGGGTCGTCGTCGCGGTGGGCATCTACCTCGTGTCGAAGCGGAACCCGGTCAACGCGAACTCCGTCACCGAACCCGAGCCCGGCGTCCAGCCGGTCAACGCCTGAGGAGCGCCGCCGTGCACATCGATTGGGGTTCCCTCGGACTCGTCTTCGTCGTCGCGCTGGCGTCGGTCGTCGTGCTGACGAGCCTCTTCTCGTTCGGCGTGGTGGGGCTTTCCCAGCGCGACTCGGCGCGCGAGGCCGGCGGCTCGGGCAGCGGTCCGCTGGCCGGCGCGGTCATCTGCTTCGCGCTCTGCGCGGCGATCGTCGGCTACGGGATCTACTTGATCGTCGCCTGAGCGCGTTCCCGCAGTCCGTCGGGCAGGCCGCCGAGCATCGGGGCCAGGGTGGCGCGCCGCGCGTCGGACAGGTGGCTCAGCAGGTCCAGCGCCGGGTCCCAGAGGTCCTCGTCGGTGCCCGCCGCGGTGATCAGCCGGCCGAGCCGGTGCGCGGGCAGCAGGCCGACGACGTGGTCGATGCGGTGCTTCTCGTCGAGCACGAACGCGATCCGCAGCAGGCCCGGGTCGTCGACGTGCTCGAGCGCCCGCCGCACGGTCCCGTCGGGCAGGTGCCCGACGAACCGGCCGAGGGTGATCCAGTCCTCGCGGCGCGCCAGCTCGGCGGCGACCGCGAGGACGGTGTCCAGCGGGATGCGCGAGATGATCGCGCTCGCCCGCCGCGGGTCGAGGTCCGCCGCGACCTCGGCGAGGAACCGCGGGTGCAGCCGCTTGGCGACGTCGACGCCGCGGGAGACGTCGACCAGCCCGGCGATCCGGGCGCACAGCAGCGGGCCGAACACCTTCTCGGCGATCTTGGCGAGCACCGCGCCGGGCAGCAGCCGCGCGGCCAGCGCCATCCGCTGCAGCACGGCGCTGTTCGCGTCGAACAACGTGTCGGTGACCTGCTCGCGGAAGGCCTTGAGGTCGTCGGGGGCGACGCGGGCGAGGTACGCCAGCCGCTCGTGCTCGACGTCGAGGACGCGGGCCAGCTTCAGGATCTCCGCGCGCGAGGCGTAGTCGGCGGTCACAGGCCCACCGCCTTCCGGACCGCGCCGCGCAGCAGCGCCGGGACGTACCGGAGACCCTCTTCGCCGGCTTCGGCGAGCGCTTTCGCCTGCCGGCGGCGCGCGTCGCGCAGGGCGTCGGCGAGGTCCTGTCGCTCGTGCTCTTCGAGGGCCTCGATGCCTTCGGGGAGGTAGCCGCCCAACTGATCGGCGAGTGTGCGCTCGGCCATGGTGGATCATCATGCATCATGCGGACATGACCTTCGAGACGTCCACGGTCCGTGTCGGCGAACTCTCCGCGTACCTGGCCCGGCCGTCCGGCGGGTCGGCGGCCGGGATGCTGCTGCTGCCGATGATCACCGGGATCGGCGAGCAGGTCCGGGCCTGGGCCGACGAGCTCGCCGGCCGCGGGATCACCGCGCTGACCTGGGACGTCTTCCACGGCGCGAGCACCGACAACACCTCACGCGAGGACCTCGGCGCGAAGCTCGGCGAACTGCGCGACGAAGCCGCGCTGGCTGAGCAGGCCGCGCTGCTCGACCACCTGCTCGGCGAGCTGGGCTGCACGTCGGCCGGGGTCATGGGCTGGTGCCTCGGCGGCCGCTTCGCGCTCCTGCTCGCGGCGCGCGACCCGCGCTTGTCCGGCGTCGTGGCCTACCACCCGACGGTCCGCGACCCGGCGCCGCCGAACCACGACCTCGACGCGGTCGCTTTGTCGACATCGATCACCGCGCCGGTGCTCGTCGCCTACCCGGAGGCCGACGCCGTCGTCTCGCACCAGACGTTCGCCCGGCTGCAGGCGGCGCTGCAGTCACGGCCGCGGGGCGCGACGTTCAGCCAGCACTTCCCGGGCGCCGAACACGGCTTCAGCGACTCCGCGCGCCACGGCACGACGGTGAACGCCGACGCGTTCGCGCTGTCCTGGCCGCAGACGCTGGCCTTCCTGGACACGCTGAAAGGTTGACTTTCGGCAGTGGTCGGCCGCGGTCACGCCTTGTAGCTTCGGACCTGTGCGAGAAGTGACGAAGCGCAGGTGGCGGGTGGTGCTCGACGTCGCCCTCGGCCTGTTCCTCGCCTTCGTCGTCGCCGCGGGCACGATCGAAACCCGGTCGTACTGGGAGCTGGCCGGCGGGCTCGCCGTCGTGGCCGGCTCGGTGGCGACTTCTCGGCGGTACCCCGTCGTCTCGCTCGGCATCGCACTGGCCGGGGCGCTCGCCGTGCCGTTCCCGTACGGCGACCGCGTGGCCGTCTGGGTCGTGTTCGTGCTGGTGGCGATGAGCTACCTCGCCGGGCTGCGGATGGACCGGGCCCGGCCGGGCGTGCTGATCGGCGTGACCGTCGTGGTGCTCGGCCTGCCGCTGTCCCTGTTCGCCGGGCCCGACGGGATCGGGGACTGGGCGGCGATGGTCGCGATCCTGGTGTTCGCCGGGCTGTCGCCGTGGCTGCTGGGCCGGTACGTCCGGGTGCGCGGCGAGCTCGCGCGCACCGGCTGGCGCCGGGCCGAGGAAATGGAGAGCCGGCAGCGGCTCGTCGCCGACCAGGCGCGCCTGCGCGAGCGCGCCCGGATCGCCAGCGACATGCACGACTCGCTCGGGCACGAGCTGAGCCTGATCGCCGTCCGCGCCGCCGCCCTCGAGGTCGCGCCCGGGCTCGACGGCGCCCAGCGCGACGCGGCCACGCAGCTGCGGACCAGCGCCGCGGCGGCGACCGAGCGGCTGCGCGAAATCATCGGCGTGCTGCGCGAAGACGCCGCGCCGGTCGAACCGGTGCAGGGCGACCTCGGCGAGCTGATCGCGCGGGCGCGGGCGTCGGGGCTGCTGATCGACTCGGCCGTCGACAGCGCGCAGGCGCCGCCGATGGTCGGCCGCGCCGCCCACCGCGTGGTGCAGGAAGCGCTGACGAACGTGGCGAAGCACGCGCCGGGTGCCGCGGCGGTGGTCCGGGTGACGAGCTCCGGCGCCGTGACGGAGGTGAGCGTCGTCAACGCGCCGCCGCCCGCCGGGCCGCTGCCGGGCGCGGCGTCCGGGCGCCGCGGGCTGATCGGCCTGCGCGAGCGCGTCCGGCTGGTCGGTGGCACGCTGCGGGCGGGGCCGCACGAGGGCGGGTTCGCCGTCACCGCGACGCTGCCGCACGACGCCGCGCCGGTCGAGGAGACGCCGGAGCTGCGCGAGGCCGCCGACGACGAGGTCGGGCAGTCGACGTCGGCCCGGGCGCTGGAGCTGGCCCGCCGCGACGTGCGCCGCAGCCTGGTCCAGGCGGTCGTCGTGCCGCTCGCGCTGTTCGGGGTGGTGCTGGCGGTCGGCGGGATCGCGTTCCTCTACCAGTGGAACTCCTCGGAGCTGCCCGGCGGCGCCTACGAGCGGCTGCGGCTCGGGCAGTCGCGGGCCGAGCTGACGCTGCCCGAGCGCCAGCGCGCGGCGCGGCCCACCCGGGGCGAGCCGCCGTCGGTTCCCAGTGCCGCGTGCGAGTACTACGGCGCCGGGCGGTCGTGGCTGAACAACGACTATGCGGCGTACCGGCTGTGCTTCGCCGATGGGAAGCTGGTTTCCAAGGACTGGTTCGCCGAGGGGGCACCGTGATCAGGGTCGTGCTGGCCGACGACGAAGCGCTGATGCGGGCGGGGGTGGCGGCGATCCTCGGCGCGGACCCGGACATCGAGGTCGTCGCCGAGGCCGCCGACGGGCGCGCGGCGGTCTCGCAGGCGCTCGCCACGCACCCGGACGTCGTGCTGCTCGACATCCGGATGCCGGGACTGGACGGCCTCGGCGCGGCCGCCGAGATCCGGCGGCTGCTGCCCTCGACCGGCGTGATCATGCTGACGACGTTCGGCGAAGACGAGTACATCGAACGCGCTTTGGGCCTCGGCGCGGGCGGGTTCCTGCTGAAGTCGGGCGACCCGCGCGAGCTGCTGGCCGGGATCCACGCCGTCGCCGGCGGGGCCGCGTTCCTCTCGCCGAAGGTCGCCCAGCGGGTCATCGCGCGGCTGTCCGGCGGTCAGCTGACGCGTGCCGCCGCCGCCCGGGAGCGGATCAGCGGGCTGACGCCCCGCGAGCGGGAAGTGCTGACACTGCTCGGTTCCGGACTGTCCAATGCGGACATCGCGGCGAAGATGTTCGTCGTCGAGGGCACGGTGAAGGCGCACGTGAGCACCATCCTGACCCGGCTCGGGGTGAAGAACCGGGTGCAGGCGGCGATCACGGCGTACGAGGCGGGACTGGTCGGGGGAGGCGCGGCGGCCGCCACCCCGTGATGCCCGCGCCGATGCGGACAGCGGCTTTCGCCGGGAGCACCCTCGCCGCGGCGGTGCGCAGCTTCGTCGCGACGGGATTGGTCAGCTGGGGTCCCAGCTTGCCCGCCCGGACGGATTCCTTCGCGACTTTCTGGCTGCGCGGACGTCGTTCCGCGTCGTACCGGCGGAGCGCGGCTTCGACGGTGTCCGTCGTGGACACCGCGTGCGCGAGCACGACGGCGTCTTCGAGCGCCTGGCAGCCGCCCTGGCCGAGGAACGGCGGCATCGCGTGCGCGGCGTCGCCGAGCAGCGCGATCCGGCCGCGGGTGTAGCTCGGCAGCGGCGTCCCGAGGTGGTGGAGGTCGTGGTGCAGCAGGGCTTCCGGCGGGGTCGCGTCGATCAGCGCCGGGACGGGGTCGTGCCAGGTGCCGAAGTCCGGCTTGCCCGGGTGCCCGCCCGGCGCGGTGACGTAACAGATCCACCAGTAGACGTCGTCGCCGGTGAGGGGCAGGACGCCGACTTCGACGCCGCGGTCGAAGCTCGTGCTGAGCCGGGTGCCGGGCAGGCGTGCGACGCCGCGGAAGGCCGCGCTGCCGGAGTACACCGGCCCGGGGTGCCGCGGGAAGAGCGCGCGGCGGACCCGGCTGCGGATCCCGTCGGCGGCGACGACCAGGTCGGCTTCCACCTCGCCGCCGGTGAAGCGGACGAGCCCGTCTTCGCGGACTTCGGTGACTTCGCTGCCGATCCGGAGGCTTTCGGCGGGGACGGCCTCCGTGAGCGCTTTGACGAGGTCCCGCCGGTGGATGGCGCCGAGCGGACGGCCGTGGCGGCGTTCGAAGGCGGCCGAGTCCCAGCGGGTGATCCGGCGGCCGCGGCGGTCGCGGAACCCGCCGTCGCGCTGCGGGGCGAGGCTCTCGCCGAGGTAGACCCCGAGTTCGTCGAGGCAGCGCAGGGCGTTCGGCCAGAGCGAGATGCCGGCGCCGACGTCGCCGAATTCTTCGGCTTGCTCGAGCACGGTGACCCGCCAGCCGACCCGGTGCAGTCCGGCTGCCGCGCCGAGTCCCCCGATACCGCCCCCGACGACCACTGCGTGCATGACGCCCTCCTCTACAGGTGTAGAGGACTCTACACCTGTAGAGTGAGGTGGTGGAACGTCTCGAGGTGATCGCCGACACGGCCATCGAGGTGATCGCGGCCGACGGCATGCGCGGCCTGACCCACCGGGCGGTCGACCGCGCGGCCGGGCTGCCCGTGGGTTCGACGTCGTACTACGCGCGCACGCGGGCGGCGTTGCTGTCGTTGACGTTCGCGCGGATCGTCGAGCTGGACCAGGTTTCGGCGTCGTCGGGCGACCTGGCGGAGCTCATCGCGGGGTACGCGTTCGAGGCGAGCACCGCGGGCCGGACCCGGATGCTGGCGCGGTACGAGTTCGCACTGGAGGCGACGCGGCGGCCGGAACTGCGCGCGGAGTACGACTCGGGCGGGGAGTCGATCCGGCGCCGGGCGGCGGAAGTCCTGGCGGCGGCGGGCTCTTCGGACCCGGTGCGGCACGCGGGCGTGGTGGTGGACTGGATGGAGGGGACGATCTTCGGCGCCATCGCCGGGGCTTCGGCGCCGGCCTCCCGGGAGTCACTGGTGAAGAGCGCGCGGGAGATCCTGGCGGGCATCGGGGTGGGCTGAGCCCGGCGCAAGCGTCTTGAATGAGTCATTCAGGGCCTGGGAGGTCCTGAATGACTCATTCAAGACTTTTGCCGCGCGGGTCAGGCGTCGCGGCGGCGCAGGACCGCCGTCCCCACCGCCAGTGCCGCCGCGGCCCATGCCGCGCACACCACCAGTCCCACCCAAGGTGCGTACGGGGCCGGTGCCATCGTGATCGGGTTGGGGTGGCCCGCCTCCACCATCGCGTTCACCCCGGCGATCCCCGGGAAGTACGACACCAGCTCCGGCAGCCCCAGGGAGGCCACGATCAGCGGCAGCGGCACCAGCAGCACGATCACCGTCACCAGCGTCCCCGCCGCGCTGCGCAGGGCCCAGCCGACGCCCGTGGACAGCAGACCCAGCAGGGCGAAGTAGCCGCCCATGCCCGACGCCGTCGTGAACGCTCCTTCGAACGACGTCGGCAGGCCGTAGACGTCCTTCACCGTGCCGGCCACAGCCATTCCCGCGCACGCCAGCAGGACGCCGAACGCGGCCAGCACCGGTACCAGGACCGCCGCCTTCGCCACGACCACCCGGGGGCGGACCGGGGTCCACAGCAGGGTCGACCGGATGCCGCCGCCGGCGTATTCGCTCG is a window from the Amycolatopsis sp. cg9 genome containing:
- a CDS encoding esterase/lipase family protein, with amino-acid sequence MRVTNGGAKRILTAVLAAVTFGVAAPAVAEAAPGSGWNDWGCRPTAAHPQPVVLVHGLGANDTVNWFFHAPKIAAQGYCVFSLTYGTGILGPGVGGLASMRTSAAQLGRFVDQVRASTGAAKVDIVGHSEGSTMPAYYLKYGGGAAKVANFVGFGANYRGTTLGGLDALAKGLLTTVPGLGAVLTTACGACTEYLAPSAFLDDLARGGVHVSGPAYTSIVSKYDEVVTPYTSGILNEPGAKDVVLQDFCAADASGHLSQAIDPNVTGLILHALDASYTPACTPFTLPL
- the hutI gene encoding imidazolonepropionase — translated: MAVLITGIGELTTNDAELGRLSDAALVVEGAEIAWVGAAKQAPDADERVDVEGRAVLPGWVDSHTHLVFAGDRTAEFEARMAGKPYTAGGIAITVGATREASDEQLAANLRRHVDEAAQQGTTCLETKTGYGLTVEDEARSARIAGEVADEVTFLGAHLVPPGADAESYVDLVCGEMLDAVVGSVRWADVFCETGAFDEAQSARVLKAAAGRGLGLRVHGNQLGEGPGVRLAVELGAASVDHCTYLSDADVEALAASETVATLLPACDLSTRQAMAPARRLLDAGATVALASNANPGSSYTTSMAFCVATAVLQLRMTIEEAVWAATAGGARALRRDDVGVLRPGARADVHVLDAPSVTHLAYRPGVPLTNSVWRAGERVR
- a CDS encoding acetylxylan esterase; this encodes MRRLWLVAILTALFVVPQPALAEPVHWDQPGPFAVVTEALDGGHTVFRPADLGGDRHPVIVWGNGTGATPGIYAPLLRHLASYGFVVAAADTPNSGTGAEMLAGARTLVAENARPGSRYFGRIDTAHIGATGHSQGGGGAIAAGADPVITTTVPLEPGPLGSVPALHGPVFFLGGQFDVIVVPGLLVIPRYYAASHVPAVYGELAGATHFTAVGDGGGFRGAITAWFRYWLAGDTRAKGVFFGPGCALCADPAWSKVLRNGKALDV
- a CDS encoding FAD-dependent oxidoreductase → MSVIIIGAGLGGLSLANGLSRAGIPCRIYERDESAGARKQGYRLHIGDVGDSALREVLRPELHELFRATAGRALPHTNVYDERLELVTRLADEGTHLNVNRFTLRQILLHGREVCYGKRFTHYETDEDGVTAYFADGTSARGGLLVGADGINSPVRRQYLPHAEVVDAGLVHLYGRIPLTPETRALFEPEMFAVFTMMLGPHRTMAGFAPVDYAEPVADACARLVPDLRLRDTDPYLTCSIGARWEVVGHDEAGLAAMTPGDLQKVALGLVDGWHPLARAMVERWDVPATFPQPIRTSVPIARWAPSRVTLVGDAIHAMSPAGGAGANTALRDGAVLAAALAGAPVLDAVEAYETAMVDYGFAAVRESAENGRRYLGQDALTAEA
- a CDS encoding dienelactone hydrolase family protein, whose translation is MTFETSTVRVGELSAYLARPSGGSAAGMLLLPMITGIGEQVRAWADELAGRGITALTWDVFHGASTDNTSREDLGAKLGELRDEAALAEQAALLDHLLGELGCTSAGVMGWCLGGRFALLLAARDPRLSGVVAYHPTVRDPAPPNHDLDAVALSTSITAPVLVAYPEADAVVSHQTFARLQAALQSRPRGATFSQHFPGAEHGFSDSARHGTTVNADAFALSWPQTLAFLDTLKG
- a CDS encoding acyltransferase; translated protein: MKAILATVASAVLFFFGTGLDPLPELAWLAPLPILLLAPRVHGGIVLASAFTAYLAGSTGSWSYFWHSQSIPRPAALAILGGSAVLFALSAGLFGLLVRRGHGVLAALAAPALWTVALYVVSLLNPTGLMGTFMTTQADRPPIVRIAAVAGGWGVEFLVLFVPAAVAAALAPGLRGRTRLVPVVALAVIAAGLAFWSPPASTGPSTKVALIAPAQHRWAVDVATRDGQALVQSYVDQIGRLPGGVRAVVLPEATFAVDQTSRASLVAALTEVAGAKDLDVVTGVLDTTPDGRFNAALAVVPSGAPVEYRKWHNGDSPNLRSGTELTRFAGMGLMVCMDVNFADPGRGYGAAGTGLVLVPASDEDVDGWAHSRTALIRGVENGFSVGWSAARGTPMLADAQGRVLAETRTGGSPFSVVVADVPAGAGKTPYARFGDWFAWLCGLLAAAGIAAAARRSHVERLPVA
- a CDS encoding anion permease; the encoded protein is MDFSLIVLVVIVAALAFDFTNGFHDTANAMATSIATGALKPRVAVGVSAVLNLVGAFLSVEVAKTISGGIVDDTKVTPVIIFAGLVGAIVWNLLTWLIGLPSSSSHALFGGLIGATWIASGSDAVHFGKVVEKVLIPALASPVVAGIVATLGTFLVYRITARAKQDTVGRTFKAGQIASASLVSLAHGTNDAQKTMGVITLTLIASGSLAPDSGPPLWVILTAGTAIALGTYLGGWRIIQTMGKKLTEIQTPQGFAAETSAAAVILTSAHLGFALSTTHVCSGGIIGSGLGRKLAEVRWGVAGKMVLAWALTLPAAAIVGALAAEVSTLGTWGTVLIGLAGVVVAVGIYLVSKRNPVNANSVTEPEPGVQPVNA